Proteins encoded together in one Neobacillus sp. FSL H8-0543 window:
- the eutC gene encoding ethanolamine ammonia-lyase subunit EutC produces the protein MEQLQEKYSTERKLEPEPETAAEVVENELNFSEEDWVTAIPNPAYQQGIADLVASTPARIGVWRTGTRPLTKTMLKLQFDHAAAIDAVGGEVLEKYLSEFDLFTVETCYENKEVYLKRPDKGRVLNAAAIETIKDRCQKKPQVQIVVSDGLSASAVETNLKDVYPTLIDSLKINNVSCGTPFFVKGGRVACMDHIGDILQPEVLVLLIGERPGLVSASSMSAYMCYRPRKGMIESERTVISNIQPLGTPPIEAGAHIGTVLRKMLEQKVSGVKLEL, from the coding sequence ATGGAGCAGCTTCAGGAAAAATACTCAACGGAACGAAAATTAGAACCAGAACCAGAGACTGCAGCCGAAGTTGTCGAGAATGAATTAAATTTTTCGGAGGAAGATTGGGTGACGGCGATTCCGAACCCAGCTTATCAACAGGGTATCGCTGATTTAGTTGCCTCAACTCCAGCACGGATTGGTGTTTGGCGAACAGGTACAAGACCGTTGACGAAAACGATGTTAAAGCTGCAGTTCGATCATGCAGCGGCAATCGATGCTGTCGGCGGTGAGGTACTCGAAAAATATCTCTCGGAATTCGATTTGTTTACGGTCGAAACATGCTATGAAAATAAAGAGGTTTATCTAAAAAGACCTGATAAGGGTCGTGTTTTAAATGCTGCAGCCATTGAAACCATTAAGGACCGCTGCCAGAAGAAGCCACAAGTCCAAATTGTCGTCTCAGACGGACTGAGTGCCAGTGCTGTTGAAACAAATTTAAAAGATGTCTACCCGACGCTAATAGATTCATTGAAAATTAACAACGTATCCTGTGGCACTCCTTTTTTTGTCAAAGGTGGCAGGGTTGCTTGTATGGATCATATTGGTGATATCCTTCAGCCGGAAGTGCTTGTATTGTTGATTGGTGAACGGCCTGGTCTCGTCTCAGCTAGTTCGATGAGTGCCTATATGTGTTACCGGCCGCGAAAAGGGATGATAGAATCTGAGCGCACGGTTATTTCCAATATCCAACCACTTGGGACCCCGCCCATTGAGGCAGGTGCACATATCGGAACAGTCTTACGGAAAATGCTTGAACAAAAGGTTAGCGGTGTGAAGCTAGAGTTATAA
- a CDS encoding ethanolamine ammonia-lyase subunit EutB, which produces MKTKITLINKTYQFSSLKDILAKANEEKSGDQLAGIAANDAQERLAARHLLSELTINDIRNNPVLAPEEDEVSRLIETSINEKIYQSMSNWTIRELREMILSEQTTNNEISRLRRGLTSEMVAAVTKIMSNMDLIQAASKIEVITQCNYPIGFKGTLAGRAQPNHPTDNIQGIKASMFEAFSYGIGDAVIGVNPVIDTADSVKQILQMTREEIDRFQIPTQNCVLAHVTTQMRAIRNGAPSDLLFQSLAGTEEGNKAFGISVDLLNEANELIQTEGTSAGPNLWYFETGQGSELSSDAHHGIDQVTLESRCYGLAKKYNPFIVNTVVGFIGPEYLYNSKQVIRAGLEDHFMGKLQGLPMGVDVCYTNHMNADQNDMENLAILLGSAGVNFLIGVPMADDCMLNYQSTSFHDIASVRSVLGLRPAPYFEKWLERMGIMEGGVLTERAGDPTIFI; this is translated from the coding sequence ATGAAGACAAAAATAACCTTGATCAATAAAACCTACCAATTTAGTAGTTTAAAAGATATTCTTGCAAAAGCAAATGAGGAAAAAAGTGGTGATCAACTGGCTGGTATTGCTGCCAATGATGCACAGGAGCGTTTAGCCGCCCGTCATCTTTTATCCGAGTTAACGATTAATGATATTAGAAACAACCCAGTCCTAGCACCTGAAGAGGACGAGGTTTCACGACTGATAGAAACTTCCATCAATGAGAAAATCTATCAATCGATGTCAAACTGGACCATTAGAGAGCTACGCGAAATGATACTTTCTGAACAAACTACAAACAATGAAATCAGCAGGCTGCGCCGAGGGTTAACGAGTGAGATGGTCGCAGCGGTCACGAAAATAATGAGCAACATGGATTTGATCCAAGCCGCATCCAAGATTGAAGTTATCACCCAATGCAATTATCCGATTGGTTTTAAAGGTACCCTCGCAGGCAGGGCGCAGCCGAATCATCCCACCGACAACATCCAGGGAATAAAGGCATCGATGTTTGAAGCATTCAGCTACGGGATTGGTGATGCAGTCATTGGTGTCAATCCAGTCATAGATACGGCAGATAGTGTAAAGCAAATTTTACAAATGACAAGAGAAGAAATTGATCGATTCCAAATTCCAACGCAAAACTGCGTATTAGCCCATGTAACTACACAAATGAGGGCAATCAGGAATGGAGCTCCATCTGATTTGCTATTTCAAAGTCTAGCGGGGACCGAGGAAGGAAACAAGGCCTTTGGAATAAGTGTTGACCTATTAAATGAAGCGAATGAATTAATTCAAACTGAAGGAACTTCTGCCGGTCCAAACCTTTGGTATTTTGAAACTGGGCAGGGCTCCGAGCTTTCTTCAGACGCCCATCATGGTATTGATCAGGTAACCCTCGAATCTAGATGTTATGGACTAGCGAAAAAGTATAACCCGTTTATTGTTAATACTGTTGTTGGCTTTATTGGACCAGAGTATCTCTACAATAGCAAACAAGTCATTCGTGCCGGGCTTGAGGATCATTTTATGGGGAAACTTCAAGGCCTGCCAATGGGAGTGGATGTTTGTTATACAAATCATATGAACGCCGACCAAAATGATATGGAAAATCTCGCAATTTTACTTGGTTCTGCAGGAGTGAATTTTCTTATTGGTGTACCAATGGCCGACGATTGCATGCTGAATTATCAATCGACAAGCTTTCATGATATTGCATCGGTTAGAAGCGTGCTTGGGTTGCGCCCTGCCCCTTACTTTGAAAAATGGCTGGAGAGAATGGGCATCATGGAGGGCGGTGTATTAACAGAACGGGCAGGTGACCCAACTATTTTTATATAA
- a CDS encoding ethanolamine ammonia-lyase reactivating factor EutA, with the protein MYNDVIKSIGIDIGTSTSKFMISELILGRVSSHFALPHFDIIDRKVTYVSEIISTPLVNEEEIDLPLLVRWLEKEYRDAGLLLSDIKSGAVIITGETAIKKNADALIHYLAERAGDFVVAIAGASLEGVLAGRGSGAFEHSKKSKGTIANIDIGGGTANVVFFQQGKVLETITFHFGGRLLEINENGVVQSISPSLKPWLAYKNFHIEKGNQLTLKELGEIAAELCTDMLNVLSGKKSISSLDTLVHSTSCDTLPPIKEVMISGGIGRLLDEPSPTTLKEATKYQDFGPILAAELSNTLNRYPFKVIKAARTSRATVIGVGMQSTKISGSTITIQPHLLPLRNVPIVKIQLAEMNFDQQIENAIIKGKELFQPNERLPFALGLGAIPYLSYKQIKELALGIGNQYTKYFPHSLVLAVVCENDMGKALGQSLRLQHKLEVICIDQVIIEHGDYIDIGEPLNDTMVPVIVKTLAFS; encoded by the coding sequence TTGTACAATGATGTAATTAAAAGTATTGGGATTGATATTGGCACTAGTACATCCAAGTTTATGATTAGTGAACTGATACTCGGGAGAGTTTCAAGTCATTTTGCACTGCCCCATTTCGATATTATTGATCGCAAGGTTACCTATGTGAGTGAAATCATTTCAACTCCGCTAGTAAATGAAGAAGAAATAGATTTGCCCCTTTTAGTACGTTGGCTTGAGAAGGAATACCGCGATGCAGGTCTATTACTTTCTGACATTAAATCAGGCGCAGTGATTATAACAGGAGAGACAGCGATTAAAAAGAATGCCGATGCACTGATTCACTATCTAGCTGAGAGAGCAGGTGATTTTGTTGTCGCCATTGCCGGGGCAAGTTTGGAAGGTGTTTTAGCAGGAAGAGGATCTGGCGCATTTGAACATTCGAAAAAGTCTAAGGGGACGATTGCTAATATTGATATTGGCGGCGGAACCGCAAATGTCGTATTTTTCCAACAAGGAAAGGTACTCGAAACCATTACCTTTCACTTCGGCGGCAGATTGTTGGAAATCAACGAAAATGGTGTAGTCCAATCCATTTCACCTTCCTTAAAACCTTGGCTTGCTTATAAAAATTTCCATATTGAAAAAGGTAACCAACTTACGCTTAAAGAGTTGGGCGAAATCGCAGCGGAGCTCTGTACCGACATGCTAAATGTACTATCTGGAAAAAAATCGATTTCTTCACTTGATACATTGGTACACAGCACATCTTGTGATACCCTTCCACCGATTAAGGAAGTGATGATTTCGGGCGGAATAGGAAGACTCCTTGATGAACCTTCCCCAACCACATTGAAGGAGGCAACGAAATATCAAGATTTCGGTCCAATCTTAGCGGCTGAGCTTTCAAATACATTAAATAGATACCCTTTTAAAGTGATAAAAGCTGCCCGGACATCAAGAGCAACCGTTATCGGGGTAGGGATGCAATCCACAAAAATCAGTGGGTCAACCATTACCATTCAGCCTCATTTATTGCCATTACGAAATGTTCCTATCGTAAAGATCCAACTTGCAGAAATGAATTTTGATCAACAAATAGAAAATGCCATTATTAAAGGAAAAGAATTATTTCAGCCGAACGAACGGTTGCCATTTGCTCTCGGTTTAGGTGCGATTCCTTATTTATCATACAAACAGATTAAGGAATTAGCGCTTGGCATTGGGAATCAATATACAAAGTATTTTCCGCACTCACTGGTTTTGGCGGTGGTATGTGAAAATGACATGGGCAAGGCCTTAGGGCAATCTTTGCGGTTGCAGCATAAACTTGAAGTGATTTGCATCGATCAGGTAATCATCGAACATGGTGACTACATCGATATCGGAGAACCCCTTAATGATACGATGGTACCCGTTATCGTAAAAACCTTGGCCTTTTCATAG
- a CDS encoding amino acid permease: MKNRDQQLLDDKKQLNRYGYAQELLRDMGGFSNFAISFSIISILTGAVSLYGHGLLYGGPGMMGFGWTIVAFFVLLVAASLSELASAIPTAGALYHWAATLKGTRIGWYTAWINLIGQIGIVAGIDYSVALFADPLLATLFGYATTDTTTLIVFGFILLLHGILNHVGIKIVAKLNDFSAWYHMIVVGILVVSLAFFTKDGLQPIDYLFQVGQTFSDKPYFLAFLIGLLQAQWTFTGYDASAHTIEETVHPRVRAPWGIYNSVAFSFVFGFIMLAFVTLSIQDANGAVNSDNAFIYVISQALGGTFGNIVLWLVTFAMFFCGLSSITSFSRMLYAFSRDNGMPLSRHWAEISRKFRTPAKAIWLAVILSFILALIDYITKLINPDVGYSTIAFLTAVSVVGLYVAYGIPIFLKLRAESRGIFKPKHYGPWSLGKWSKPINIVSLIWITFICIMMVIPPNQMAAYALIGMFIILVIMDLGYYKKHFKGPQAALEKSLDEIRKLEDEFEHKKK; encoded by the coding sequence ATGAAAAATAGAGACCAACAATTGTTGGACGATAAAAAGCAGCTAAACCGGTATGGCTATGCCCAAGAGCTATTACGTGATATGGGCGGGTTTTCAAACTTTGCTATTTCTTTTTCAATTATCTCAATCTTAACTGGTGCCGTTTCGCTCTATGGACATGGATTGCTCTATGGCGGTCCGGGGATGATGGGATTTGGCTGGACCATTGTTGCCTTTTTTGTACTTCTAGTCGCGGCATCTCTCTCTGAGTTAGCATCGGCCATTCCAACAGCAGGAGCTTTGTATCACTGGGCTGCGACCTTGAAAGGAACACGAATTGGCTGGTATACAGCTTGGATTAACTTAATTGGACAAATTGGTATTGTCGCCGGAATTGATTATTCTGTCGCATTATTCGCAGATCCTCTTCTAGCAACGCTCTTCGGCTATGCTACTACTGATACTACTACCTTAATTGTCTTTGGCTTTATTCTTCTATTACACGGAATCCTAAACCATGTTGGAATCAAAATCGTAGCGAAATTAAATGATTTCTCTGCCTGGTATCATATGATTGTTGTTGGTATTTTAGTGGTAAGCCTAGCTTTTTTTACAAAAGATGGTCTACAGCCAATCGACTATTTGTTTCAAGTAGGGCAAACCTTTTCTGATAAACCGTATTTCCTTGCTTTCTTAATTGGATTATTGCAAGCACAATGGACATTTACAGGCTATGATGCCTCAGCACATACCATTGAAGAAACCGTTCATCCGCGGGTTCGGGCTCCATGGGGAATTTACAACTCTGTTGCCTTTTCGTTTGTATTTGGTTTTATCATGCTTGCTTTTGTAACACTTTCTATACAGGATGCTAATGGTGCAGTTAATTCTGACAATGCCTTCATCTATGTCATCAGTCAAGCTTTAGGGGGAACGTTTGGGAATATCGTGCTATGGCTCGTAACATTTGCAATGTTCTTCTGCGGGCTTTCATCGATTACATCGTTCTCAAGAATGTTATATGCATTTTCAAGGGATAATGGTATGCCGCTTAGCCGTCACTGGGCTGAAATTAGCCGTAAATTCCGTACACCTGCAAAAGCTATTTGGCTTGCTGTTATTCTTTCGTTTATATTAGCGCTTATTGATTACATTACTAAACTAATTAATCCAGATGTTGGTTACTCAACAATTGCATTTTTAACAGCGGTTAGTGTTGTGGGTTTATATGTTGCTTATGGAATTCCGATTTTTCTAAAACTAAGAGCTGAATCAAGAGGAATATTCAAACCCAAGCATTACGGACCTTGGAGTTTAGGAAAATGGAGCAAGCCAATTAATATCGTTAGCTTAATCTGGATTACCTTTATTTGTATAATGATGGTAATCCCGCCAAATCAAATGGCCGCCTATGCCCTAATTGGTATGTTTATTATACTGGTGATCATGGACTTAGGTTATTACAAGAAACACTTCAAAGGACCACAAGCAGCCCTAGAAAAATCGCTAGATGAAATTAGAAAATTAGAAGACGAGTTTGAACACAAGAAAAAGTAG
- a CDS encoding sensor histidine kinase gives MIAEMVKELTSLSEDDIRIILEVSSQLQLWANVSQADVFIDCLMPLKETALVIAEAHPQNGKSLYKWPVKGEIALKENEPGVFYCLQTGESVIGSRGISQENVSIQQNVIAIKNSQMQTIAALIMETDITDMVEQEKQVEMLMETTEQLGETLFQQAMTENKIPALIHEGLLIFNDQGLITFANDRAHAILREFGHRPLLLGTNVKKLCFGKFAMEQLEQHGGVLSDEFQRGNLYVQIKAVCIHRGYKIVGGILLLRDLTEMKEKDREIMIKSAVIKEIHHRVKNNLQTIASLLRLQMRRSNSLEVEKVFRESINRIMSISIIHEVLSQDGLEEVDCKEIFEYMSKGIVLSMKDQEQSIRVEVEGDTLYLNSRNASSLALIINELVQNAMNHAFQEVSIGKIQIQLKHHIDFVQISVSDNGVGFNFDPHIGGNLGLEICHTLVHEDLNGTIQFVNTGKGTKVTISFPVLDGKKEHDET, from the coding sequence TGCCGTTAAAGGAGACCGCACTCGTTATTGCTGAAGCTCATCCGCAAAATGGGAAGTCTTTGTACAAGTGGCCTGTAAAAGGCGAAATTGCCCTAAAGGAAAATGAACCTGGTGTGTTTTATTGCCTGCAAACTGGGGAATCAGTTATCGGATCAAGAGGGATATCACAAGAAAATGTTAGCATTCAACAAAATGTTATAGCGATCAAAAATAGTCAAATGCAAACCATTGCTGCACTTATTATGGAGACTGATATAACTGACATGGTCGAACAAGAAAAGCAGGTCGAGATGCTGATGGAGACTACCGAGCAACTGGGAGAAACCTTATTTCAACAGGCGATGACAGAAAACAAAATACCAGCGCTCATCCATGAAGGATTACTTATTTTTAACGACCAAGGTTTAATTACATTTGCGAATGACCGCGCTCATGCGATTTTACGTGAATTTGGCCATCGCCCGCTGTTGTTAGGCACGAACGTAAAAAAGCTATGCTTTGGTAAGTTTGCTATGGAACAGTTGGAACAACATGGCGGGGTACTTTCAGATGAATTTCAACGTGGCAATCTTTATGTTCAAATCAAAGCAGTTTGTATTCACCGAGGTTACAAGATAGTAGGAGGAATTCTTCTATTGCGAGATCTAACGGAAATGAAGGAAAAAGATCGGGAAATCATGATTAAGTCTGCGGTGATAAAAGAAATCCATCATCGGGTAAAAAATAACCTTCAAACCATTGCTAGTCTGTTGAGACTTCAAATGAGGAGATCGAACTCCCTGGAGGTAGAAAAAGTTTTTCGCGAAAGCATTAATCGAATCATGAGTATATCGATAATTCATGAGGTTCTATCGCAGGACGGATTAGAAGAGGTCGATTGCAAGGAAATTTTTGAATATATGTCAAAAGGAATTGTCCTTTCGATGAAGGATCAGGAGCAATCGATTCGTGTCGAAGTTGAAGGCGACACTCTCTACCTAAACTCGAGGAATGCAAGCTCATTGGCTCTAATCATAAATGAACTTGTTCAAAATGCTATGAATCATGCCTTTCAAGAAGTTTCAATTGGAAAAATTCAAATTCAGTTAAAGCATCACATCGATTTTGTGCAAATAAGTGTGAGCGATAATGGGGTTGGTTTTAACTTTGATCCCCATATAGGCGGCAATTTAGGTCTGGAAATTTGCCATACATTGGTTCATGAAGACTTAAATGGGACCATTCAATTTGTGAATACGGGAAAAGGAACAAAAGTAACGATATCATTTCCAGTTCTGGATGGGAAGAAGGAACATGATGAAACATAG
- a CDS encoding response regulator: MMKHRIMIVDDDPITRMDLREMLIDEGYEILKECKNGEEAVEQSLKLLPDLIIMDVKMPILNGIKAAKIIRKKLDTAILLLTAYSQRELIEEAKNSGVTAYLVKPVTEVDLIPAIEIAMSQKQQFECLSRDIQFLKKKMENRRLIEMAKGKVMEFMMMSEEEAYQWMRDYSMKNRVSLGTVADLILKQQDVYN; this comes from the coding sequence ATGATGAAACATAGAATCATGATTGTCGATGATGACCCGATAACCCGGATGGATTTGCGTGAAATGCTGATAGATGAAGGATATGAGATTTTGAAGGAATGTAAAAATGGTGAGGAAGCGGTCGAACAAAGCCTGAAGCTTCTGCCAGATTTAATCATCATGGATGTTAAAATGCCTATTCTTAATGGAATAAAAGCGGCAAAGATTATTCGGAAAAAACTAGATACAGCCATTCTTTTATTAACCGCTTACAGTCAGCGCGAGTTGATCGAAGAGGCAAAGAACTCGGGCGTTACCGCTTACCTTGTGAAGCCAGTGACAGAAGTGGACTTAATTCCGGCCATCGAAATCGCAATGAGTCAAAAACAGCAATTTGAATGCCTTTCAAGGGATATACAATTTCTTAAGAAAAAGATGGAAAATCGTCGTTTGATTGAAATGGCAAAAGGAAAAGTCATGGAATTTATGATGATGTCCGAGGAAGAAGCCTATCAATGGATGAGGGATTATAGTATGAAAAATCGAGTTTCACTCGGTACTGTGGCAGATTTAATCCTGAAACAGCAGGATGTTTATAACTAG